The Vibrio tasmaniensis genome includes a region encoding these proteins:
- a CDS encoding DUF3726 domain-containing protein, protein MIVSHNELVAAVNKAFLGMRRTCGEADVIANMVADLQMVGLDGVRHFNNASNFMGLEDDCPVDIQVRSDNTVEVDLHKASLACHLPVVIDYAIEKMVGKKTLKIELNNCHNRWLAYSELVKLAAKGIACMARWDNGSNPKSTLCVLNRGCVAPELFLSDLLLASYEHIHNMTIELSVQDFDIERLSDGYQTHIESEALFKTQEKAWNDGIEVDDGEWSALKETATAILVQSSERSTQGAGELTAS, encoded by the coding sequence ATGATCGTTTCTCACAATGAACTGGTAGCGGCCGTTAATAAAGCCTTTTTGGGTATGCGTCGTACATGTGGTGAAGCCGATGTGATAGCGAACATGGTGGCAGATTTACAAATGGTCGGTTTGGATGGTGTTCGTCATTTTAATAATGCGAGCAACTTTATGGGGTTAGAAGACGATTGCCCTGTAGACATTCAAGTACGCAGCGATAACACTGTTGAAGTCGACCTGCACAAGGCGAGCTTAGCGTGTCACCTTCCTGTGGTTATCGATTACGCCATTGAAAAAATGGTCGGTAAAAAGACGCTGAAAATTGAGTTAAATAACTGCCACAACCGTTGGTTGGCGTATAGCGAGCTTGTAAAGCTAGCTGCAAAAGGTATTGCGTGCATGGCACGTTGGGATAACGGCTCTAACCCTAAGAGCACTTTGTGTGTTCTTAATCGTGGTTGCGTTGCTCCAGAACTGTTTTTATCAGATTTGCTACTGGCATCGTACGAACATATCCACAATATGACCATCGAACTTTCCGTCCAGGATTTCGATATCGAACGTTTGTCAGATGGCTACCAAACACACATTGAATCAGAAGCGCTTTTTAAAACTCAAGAGAAAGCGTGGAACGATGGTATTGAGGTTGATGATGGGGAGTGGTCGGCACTGAAAGAGACCGCTACCGCAATCTTAGTTCAGAGCAGCGAACGCTCGACTCAAGGTGCCGGTGAACTGACGGCTTCGTAG
- a CDS encoding BCCT family transporter has product MSDLTNSVKSSNVNAGQAHTAINAKSNTNQSESTSDKLGLTNPALWYSGGFIALFVALALFDGELLSSLVNTGFAWSVKVFGPYWQMLLLLTFLIGLGLAAGRTGKVILGGIAKPEMDGFRWMAIIFCTLLAGGGVFWAAAEPIAHYVNPPPLYGAQENAQQGAVNALSQSFMHWGFLAWAIVGSLTSIVVMHLHYDKGLPLKPRILLYPVLGERALKGHTGALIDACCIVAVAAGTIGPIGFLGLQVSYALNELFGIPDGFTTQLIIILFAIVLYTLSALSGLNRGMQMLSRYNVILAMALMVYILIFGPTNFIFNGYIQGVGSMIDNFIPMATYRGDEGWLSWWTVFFWGWFLGYGPMMAIFIARISRGRSIRQLVSTISLIAPFVTCFWFTIVGGSGLAFEIADPGSVSKAFEGFNLPGALLAVTQQLPMPMLISILFLILTTIFIVTTGDSMTYTISVVVSGETEPNAIIRTFWGVMMGVTALILISLGSGGISALQSFIVITAVPVSIILLPSLWNAPQIAIKMAKEQGL; this is encoded by the coding sequence ATGTCTGATTTAACCAATAGCGTGAAATCTTCAAACGTAAATGCGGGTCAAGCACACACAGCAATTAATGCAAAAAGCAACACAAACCAGTCTGAATCGACTTCAGACAAATTAGGACTTACCAACCCAGCATTATGGTACAGCGGCGGTTTTATCGCTCTGTTCGTGGCGCTTGCTTTATTTGATGGCGAGCTGCTATCAAGCTTAGTAAATACAGGCTTTGCTTGGTCGGTAAAAGTGTTCGGCCCTTATTGGCAAATGCTTCTTCTTCTGACTTTTCTTATTGGTCTTGGCCTGGCGGCAGGGCGAACAGGCAAGGTTATCCTAGGCGGCATCGCGAAACCTGAAATGGATGGCTTCCGTTGGATGGCTATCATCTTCTGTACGCTACTTGCGGGCGGCGGTGTATTTTGGGCGGCAGCAGAGCCTATCGCTCACTACGTTAACCCACCACCGTTGTATGGCGCACAAGAAAACGCACAGCAAGGCGCGGTGAATGCGTTATCACAATCATTCATGCATTGGGGCTTCCTCGCATGGGCAATTGTGGGCAGCTTAACGTCTATCGTGGTAATGCATCTTCACTACGACAAAGGCTTGCCTCTTAAACCTCGTATTTTGCTTTACCCAGTTTTGGGCGAAAGAGCACTGAAAGGCCACACCGGCGCACTGATTGATGCATGTTGTATTGTCGCTGTAGCGGCGGGTACTATCGGTCCGATTGGTTTCTTAGGCTTGCAAGTCAGCTACGCTCTGAACGAACTGTTTGGTATTCCAGATGGCTTCACAACACAGCTAATCATTATTTTGTTCGCTATCGTGCTTTACACATTGTCTGCATTAAGTGGTCTTAATCGCGGAATGCAAATGCTAAGCCGTTACAACGTAATTTTAGCAATGGCATTGATGGTCTACATCCTTATCTTCGGTCCAACGAACTTCATCTTCAATGGCTACATCCAAGGTGTAGGCAGCATGATAGATAACTTCATCCCAATGGCAACATACCGTGGTGACGAAGGTTGGTTAAGCTGGTGGACAGTGTTCTTCTGGGGTTGGTTCTTAGGTTACGGCCCAATGATGGCAATCTTCATCGCTCGTATTTCACGCGGTCGTAGTATTCGCCAATTGGTATCAACCATTAGCCTTATTGCACCGTTTGTAACTTGCTTCTGGTTCACGATTGTTGGTGGCTCTGGTCTTGCGTTCGAAATTGCAGATCCAGGTAGCGTAAGTAAAGCGTTCGAAGGGTTCAACTTACCAGGCGCACTACTGGCGGTAACTCAGCAGCTACCTATGCCAATGCTTATCTCTATTCTGTTCTTGATTTTAACCACGATCTTCATCGTAACGACCGGTGACTCGATGACTTACACCATCAGTGTGGTAGTCAGTGGTGAGACTGAGCCTAACGCAATTATTCGTACTTTCTGGGGTGTGATGATGGGGGTAACTGCATTGATTCTGATTTCCCTAGGTTCAGGCGGAATCTCCGCGCTGCAATCGTTCATTGTAATCACAGCGGTACCGGTGTCCATAATCTTACTGCCATCGCTTTGGAATGCGCCTCAAATCGCAATCAAGATGGCAAAAGAACAGGGTCTGTAA
- a CDS encoding membrane dipeptidase, whose product MYQQRIVIDGLQYCNWNREYFQTLKASGITAVHATAVYHETARETLSRFAEWNLRFEQNADIIMPIHSMADVETAKATGKVGIFLGAQNCSPIDDEIGLIEVMRQQGLLIMQLTYNNQSLLATGCYEKNDTGITRFGKQAIEEMNRVGMIIDMSHSAERSTLEAIDLSSRPICISHANPTFAHDALRNKSNDVIKALTARGGLIGFSLYPFHLPNGSQCTLEDFCQMVATTADMVGVEHLGIGSDLCLNQPQAVLEWMRNGRWSKAMDYGEGSANNSGWPDALPWFCGSAGMENIYNGLMRHGFSESEAGQVLGENWFNFLKDGLEPQSKG is encoded by the coding sequence ATGTACCAGCAACGGATTGTTATAGATGGATTGCAATACTGCAATTGGAACAGAGAATATTTCCAAACACTAAAGGCGAGCGGCATTACAGCAGTTCACGCTACCGCGGTTTACCACGAGACAGCTCGTGAAACCTTATCTCGCTTTGCAGAATGGAACTTAAGATTCGAGCAGAATGCAGACATTATCATGCCGATTCATTCAATGGCTGATGTTGAAACTGCAAAAGCGACAGGCAAAGTCGGCATTTTTCTAGGTGCTCAAAACTGTTCTCCAATCGATGATGAGATTGGTCTTATCGAAGTAATGCGTCAGCAAGGTCTTTTGATCATGCAATTGACGTACAACAACCAGAGCTTATTGGCGACGGGTTGCTACGAGAAGAACGACACAGGCATCACACGCTTTGGTAAGCAAGCGATTGAAGAGATGAACCGAGTGGGCATGATCATCGATATGTCTCACAGTGCCGAGCGTTCAACGCTTGAGGCGATTGACCTGTCTTCTCGTCCTATTTGTATTAGCCATGCGAACCCAACGTTTGCTCATGATGCACTACGAAACAAATCAAATGATGTGATTAAAGCCCTAACCGCACGCGGTGGCCTAATCGGATTCAGCTTGTACCCATTCCACCTACCAAATGGCAGCCAATGTACGTTGGAAGATTTCTGCCAAATGGTTGCGACTACCGCTGACATGGTTGGCGTAGAACACCTAGGTATTGGTAGTGACCTATGCTTAAATCAACCTCAAGCCGTTCTTGAGTGGATGAGAAATGGTCGTTGGTCTAAAGCAATGGACTACGGTGAAGGCTCTGCAAACAACTCAGGTTGGCCAGATGCGTTGCCTTGGTTCTGTGGTAGTGCGGGTATGGAAAATATTTATAACGGATTGATGCGCCATGGTTTCAGCGAGTCTGAAGCTGGGCAAGTCTTGGGAGAAAACTGGTTTAACTTCTTGAAAGATGGCCTAGAGCCTCAAAGCAAGGGTTAA